The segment GCAGATGGCCCACCAGGTTCCCGTCCCTGTTTCATAAATTGAATTGTAAAAATCGAGTTGTGCCTGCACTTCTTCCAACGAGTAATAAGCAACCGACATGTGTTGATTCACCAGCGGATCGCTGTAGCCTTTTAATACATCAGCCGCATCCGTCTGTTCTACTTTTCGGAGTAGTAAACGTTCGGTTTGTAAAACAGGGAAACTCATCAGACAAATTTACAGCAGCCTGTCTTTAAACGCTTTTGCGACCGCTTCACTTTTTGAGTTGACGTGGAGCTTCTCGTAGATCTTTTTGATATGGCTGCGAACGGTATCAATGGAAATAAACATTTCAGAAGCGATCATCTTGTAGCTAAATCCATCAACCAACAATTGCAACACCTGTTTCTCCCGATCACTTAAATTATAATCATCGTTTTGAGAGGTGTTCACTTGCGAAAACATTTTGAGCACCTGTGTTGCAATGGATGCTGTCATTGGAGCACCACCACTGGCTGCTTCTTCAATATACTCGAGCAATTTAGCCGGGGGTGTTTTTTTGAGCACATAACCATTGGCACCATTACGAATCGCTTCAAATACATTTTTATTATCGTCGAATACGGTCAGCATTAGTATTTTAACATCGGAATTTTTTGCCCGAATCTTTTTCAAACCTTCAATGCCAT is part of the Lacibacter sediminis genome and harbors:
- a CDS encoding response regulator; this translates as MIKVVLYEDNPQLREGLTMLIDGSDGFTVLASYKNCDNVTDEVEAWKPDVILMDIDMPGTNGIEGLKKIRAKNSDVKILMLTVFDDNKNVFEAIRNGANGYVLKKTPPAKLLEYIEEAASGGAPMTASIATQVLKMFSQVNTSQNDDYNLSDREKQVLQLLVDGFSYKMIASEMFISIDTVRSHIKKIYEKLHVNSKSEAVAKAFKDRLL